One window of Globicephala melas chromosome 2, mGloMel1.2, whole genome shotgun sequence genomic DNA carries:
- the NGRN gene encoding neugrin has translation MAVSLNCLLGGGVRAAVARCGFATRGVAIPGSVGREPDPDSDWEPEERELQEVESALKRQRKAIRFQKIRKQMEAPGSPPRTLTWEAMEQIRYLHREFAESWSVPRLAEGFDVSTDVIRRVLKSKFVPTLEQKLKQDQKVLKKIGLPRSLQQLPGSGDTSAPLSASHSLSGSLPMPGDEASSKGHGHSTALKVTELNTHRTNTPRRQKERNKGIQGLEEEKSFVPVAAAPGHPRELQKFTSDCGGTRGTDSDGLPSDKKLAELKAGEPGDQNFSNKVVQRGREFFDSNGNFLYRI, from the exons ATGGCGGTTTCTCTGAACTGCTTGCTGGGCGGGGGTGTCCGTGCCGCGGTCGCTCGCTGTGGGTTTGCTACCCGGGGCGTGGCGATCCCGGGATCTGTCGGCCGTGAGCCGGACCCCGATTCCGACTGGGAGCCGGAGGAGCGGGAGCTGCAGGAGGTGGAGAG CGCCCTGAAACGACAGAGAAAAGCTATCCGGTTCCAGAAAATTCGGAAGCAAATGGAGGCGCCAGGTTCCCCGCCCAGGACCCTGACGTGGGAAGCCATGGAGCAGATCCG GTATTTACACAGGGAATTTGCAGAGTCCTGGTCAGTTCCCAGATTGGCTGAAGGCTTTGATGTCAGCACTGATGTGATCCGAAgggttttaaaaagcaagtttgtGCCCACATTGGAGCAGAAACTGAAGCAGGACCAAAAAGTCCTTAAGAAAATTGGGCTTCCCCGCTCACTCCAGCAGCTCCCAGGCTCTGGGGATACCTCAGCACCGCTTTCTGCAAGCCATTCTTTATCAGGCTCTTTGCCGATGCCCGGGGATGAAGCCTCATCCAAAGGCCATGGTCACAGCACAGCTTTGAAAGTGACAGAATTGAACACTCACAGAACAAATACACCaaggagacagaaggaaaggaataaaggaatccagggcctggaggaggagaagagcTTTGTGCCTGTTGCTGCAGCCCCAGGTCATCCGAGAGAGCTGCAGAAGTTCACCAGTGACTGTGGAGGCACCAGAGGAACTGACAGTGATGGATTGCCAAGTGACAAGAAGCTGGCAGAGTTGAAGGCAGGGGAGCCAGGTGACCAGAACTTTAGCAACAAAGTCGTGCAGAGGGGACGAGAGTTCTTTGACAGCAATGGGAACTTCCTGTACAGAATTTGA
- the TTLL13 gene encoding LOW QUALITY PROTEIN: tubulin polyglutamylase TTLL13 (The sequence of the model RefSeq protein was modified relative to this genomic sequence to represent the inferred CDS: inserted 2 bases in 1 codon; substituted 1 base at 1 genomic stop codon): MEPSTCKTSESEENYGEEEESEECVKGEATIPSNPSQQALSKADXNAFRNGVPLSIVAKKIPKKIITPADPDELEVGRRKRRWKHRPLAINLTNCKYESVRRAAQMCGLKEVGEDKEWTVYWTDCSVSLERIMDMKRFQKVNHFPGMTEICHKDLLAQNLSRMQKLYPTECNIFPCIWCLPAEMSQGDGMNTVLLLFPGGFACSQPFLIDGFKFDMRMYVLITSCEPLRISMYEEGLAAFTTMPYVEPSHSNLDDICMHLTNYAVNRHNENFVRDDAVGSKRKLSTLNAWLXEYSYDPRELWGDIEDIIIKAIISAHSVLCHSYRTCFPQYLSGGTCACFEILGFDILLDHKQKPWLLEVNHSPSFTTDSQLDREVKDALLCDTMTLVNLQGCDKRKVTEEDKWRVKERLFQCHQQPREARGLRCLTCV; encoded by the exons ATGGAGCCAAGTACCTGTAAGACCAGCGAATCAGAGGAAAACTATGGTGAAGAAGAGGAATCCGAGGAGTGTGTTAAAGGAGAAGCTACCATCCCTTCTAACCCTTCTCAGCAGGCACTCTCGAAGGCTGA TAATGCATTTAGGAATGGAGTTCCTTTATCCATTGTAGCCAAGAAAATACCAAAGAAAATCATAACCCCAGCTGACCCAGATGAATTAGAAgttgggaggagaaagagaaggtggAAACACAG ACCCCTGGCCATCAATCTGACCAACTGCAAGTATGAGAGTG TGCGTCGGGCAGCCCAAATGTGTGGcctgaaggaggtgggggaggacaaAGAGTGGACTGTGTACTGGACAGACTGCTCTGTCTCACTGGAACGCATCATGGACATGAAGAGGTTTCAG AAAGTCAACCACTTCCCTGGCATGACAGAAATCTGCCACAAAGATCTGCTGGCTCAGAACCTCAGCCGCATGCAGAAGCTCTATCCTACTGAGTGTAACATCTTCCCGTGCATCTGGTGCCTCCCTGCAGA AATGTCTCAGGGGGATGGAA TGAACACTGTATTATTACTTTTCCCTGGTGGGTTTGCATGCTCTCAGCCCTTCCTCATTGATGGCTTCAAGTTTGACATGCGAATGTATGTCCTGATCACATCCTGTGAGCCTCTTCGGATCTCCATGTATGAGGAGGGCCTGGCCGCCTTTACCACCATGCCCTAcgtggagcccagccacagcaaCCT GGATGACATCTGCATGCACCTGACCAACTATGCCGTCAACAGACACAATGAGAATTTTGTCCGGGATGATGCTGTGGGCAGTAAGAG GAAGCTGTCAACACTCAACGCCTGGCTGTGAGAGTACAGCTACGACCCCCGAGAGCTGTGGGGAGATATTGAGGACATCATCATCAAAGCCATCATCTCAGCACATTCTGTTCTTTGCCACAGCTACCGAACCTGTTTTCCCCAGTATCTGAGTGGAGGTACATGTGCCTGTTTTGAGATCCTTGGTTTTGACATCTTGCTGGACCACAAGCAGAAGCCCTGGCTGCTGGAG GTAAACCACTCTCCAAGCTTCACCACCGACTCACAACTTGATCGAGAAGTGAAGGATGCACTTCTCTGTGATACCATGACCCTTGTCAACCTCCAGGGCTGTGACAAAAGAAAGGTGACAGAAGAGGATAAGTGGCGAGTCAAGGAGCGGCTTTTCCAGTGCCACCAACAGCCAAGAGAAGCCAGGGGCCTCAGGTGTTTGACGTGTGTTTAG
- the GDPGP1 gene encoding GDP-D-glucose phosphorylase 1, with protein sequence MAIPHGSNETSYLLPPNSEDWGGHGIPDFVYGQKELVPEGIQWPRSGPSLLDTLPLSRFDSALCLAWRQRMELGLFRYCLGELQTQTLPGAVGFVAQLNVERGVQRRSPQNIRSVRQAFDPEQFNFNQIRPGEVLFRLHREADLPSALQQDDILVVINVSPLEWGHVLLVPEPTRGLPQRLLPGALQAGVEAVLLSSHPGFRVGFNSLGGLASVNHLHLHGYYLAHRLPVEGAPSKPLDPEGRLHLLQDLPAPGFLFYTSGPGPDLEALISRVCRATDYLADHEIAHNLFVTRGAPPGKTSSSSALTGVRVILWARKSSFGIKEGEAFNVALCELAGHLPVKTSQDFSSLTEAAALAVIRDCLLPPAQAGEVQAALVALIAKEEQ encoded by the coding sequence ATGGCTATTCCACATGGTTCAAATGAAACTTCCTATTTGCTACCTCCAAACAGTGAGGACTGGGGAGGGCACGGCATTCCTGACTTTGTCTATGGGCAGAAGGAACTCGTGCCAGAAGGGATTCAGTGGCCAAGGAGCGGACCCAGCCTTCTGGACACACTGCCACTGTCTCGCTTTGACTCTGCCCTCTGCTTGGCCTGGAGGCAGCGGATGGAGCTGGGGCTGTTCCGCTACTGTCTGGGGGAGCTGCAGACCCAAACGCTTCCTGGTGCCGTGGGTTTTGTTGCTCAGCTGAATGTGGAGCGAGGTGTGCAAAGAAGGAGCCCCCAGAACATCAGGAGCGTGAGGCAGGCGTTTGACCCTGAACAGTTTAACTTCAACCAGATCCGGCCAGGAGAAGTCCTCTTCCGCTTGCACCGGGAGGCCGATCTCCCCAGTGCTCTCCAGCAAGACGACATCCTCGTGGTGATCAATGTCAGCCCCTTGGAGTGGGGCCACGTGCTGCTGGTGCCCGAGCCCACCCGAGGGCTCCCCCAGCGCCTGCTGCCAGGGGCACTGCAGGCCGGGGTTGAAGCTGTGCTGCTGAGCTCACACCCAGGCTTCCGAGTCGGCTTCAACAGCCTGGGTGGCCTGGCCTCAGTGAACCACCTCCACCTGCATGGCTATTACTTGGCCCACAGACTGCCCGTGGAGGGGGCCCCAAGCAAACCCCTGGATCCTGAGGGCCGTCTGCATCTGCTCCAggacctcccagctcctggcTTCCTCTTTTACACAAGCGGGCCAGGGCCCGACTTGGAAGCCTTGATAAGCAGAGTATGTCGGGCCACTGACTATCTGGCTGACCACGAGATTGCACATAACTTGTTTGTGACCCGGGGGGCTCCACCTGGAAAGACATCATCTTCCTCAGCCCTCACGGGGGTCCGAGTAATTCTTTGGGCCCGGAAGTCCAGCTTTGGGATAAAGGAAGGCGAGGCCTTCAATGTTGCCCTCTGTGAGCTGGCCGGGCACCTCCCTGTCAAAACGTCCCAGGACTTCAGCAGCCTGACAGAGGCGGCGGCTCTGGCCGTCATCCGAGACTGtctgctgcccccagcccaggcgGGAGAGGTGCAGGCAGCACTGGTGGCCTTGATAGCCAAGGAGGAGCAGTAA
- the CIB1 gene encoding calcium and integrin-binding protein 1, translating into MGGSGSRLSKELLVEYQDLTFLTKQEILLAHRRFCELLPQEHRSVEESLQARVSLEQILSLPELKANPFKERICRVFSTSPTRDSLSFEDFLDLLSVFSDTATPDIKSHYAFRIFDFDDDGTLNREDLSQLVNCLTGEGEDTRLSASEMKQLIDNILEESDIDRDGTINLSEFQHVISRSPDFASSFKIVL; encoded by the exons ATGGGGGGCTCTGGCAGTCGCCTGTCCAAGGAGCTGCTGGTCGAGTACCAG GACTTGACGTTCCTGACCAAACAGGAGATCCTCCT AGCCCACAGGCGGTTTTGTGAGCTTCTTCCCCAGGAGCACCGGAGTGTGGAGGAGTCACTGCAGGCACGAGTGTCCTTGGAGCAGATCCTCAGCCTTCCAGAGCTCAAG GCCAACCCCTTCAAGGAGCGAATCTGCAGGGTCTTCTCCACTTCCCCAACCAGAGACAGCCTGAGCTTTGAGGACTTCTTGGACCTCCTCAGTGTATTCAGTGACACAGCCACCCCAGACATCAAGTCCCACTATGCCTTCCGCATCTTCG ATTTTGATGATGACGGAACCTTGAACAGAGAAGACCTGAGCCAGCTCGTGAACTGCCTCACGGGAGAGGGGGAGGACACACGGCTCAGTGCCTCAGAGATGAAGCAGCTCATCGACAAT ATCCTAGAAGAGTCTGACATTGATAGGGATGGGACCATCAATCTTTCTGAATTCCAGCATGTCATCTCCCGCTCACCAGACTTTGCCAG CTCCTTTAAGATTGTCCTGTGA